The sequence GGGTACTCATCCGGGTACTACCGGTTCCCGCCCTCGGCGAGCGACCTGATGCGATCGAGGCGCCGTTCCCACCCGCTCGCGATGAGGTCGAGCTGTCGGGCGACCTGACTCAGGCGGGCGCCGACCGGCTCGTAGCGCACCTCGCGACCGGCCTTCGCGCCGTCCACCAGCCCCACGTCCTCCAGGACGCGAAGGTGTTTCGCGATCGCCTGCCGTGAGATCGGCAGCTCCGAGGCGAGCGCCGACGCCGACGCCGGCGACCGGGAGAGTCGGACGAGGATCTGCCACCGGCTGTCGTCGGCCAGCGCCGCGAACAGCTCGACGGGGGCGTCGGCCATCGCGGCGTCAGGCACGGGCAGCGGCTCCGGTGAGGTGGGCACGAGCCAGATCCAGCTCGATACGCCAGCCCTCGGTGTGATCGTCGAATCGGGAGCGGCGATCGGCCTCCGGTTCGGAGAGCGACGCGAATCCGGACTCGGCGACCTTGAGCACCACGCCGGTGTCGGTCGGGGTGACCCAGAATTCCACCAGCGTCGACGAACTCGACAGGTCGTCGACGTCGATATGCCAGCGGAAGGCCGCGTAATCGGGTTCGTCGAGCGTCACTGTGCGGAAGGCGAACCGGCCGTGGGTCGGGTCCGTGACATACGAGATCTCGCCGTCCTTGGTGATCTGGTGGTCCAGAATCTGCTGGTCGTTGATGTACCAGCCCGGCTCGCTGACCAGCGCCCAGACACGGTCGGCGGGGGCGTCGATGCTGATCTCACGTTCGATGCGATCGAATCGGGCATCCATGATGTGCTCCTTCACTCGGGGTTATCTGCAACTCCATAGTTGCATATCGACGCCAGGTCATGCAACCCTCCGGTTGCAATATGATGAGAAGCCTTGACCTCAAGTGAACTTGAGGTATCAGAGTTGACGGATGACCTCAACGCTTCTGCATCGCATCGACAAATTCTCCGTGCCCACCGAGGCAATGACCGAGTTCCTGGACCGGGTACGGCACACGCACCGGATCCTCGGCGCCCAACCGGGCATCCTCCGCAACGACGTCGTCACCCTGGTCGACGGCGAGAGCGACTACAACGTGGTGACCGCGGTGACCTGGGAATCACGCGATGCCCTCCAGAACGCAGGCCGAGCGGTGGCCGCCGATGTCGCGGCGAGTGGCTTCGACCGGGCCGAATTCCTTCGGCGTCTCGGAGTCACCGCCGACTTCGGCACGTATGCGTCCTGACCGCGTCAGGCGCCCGGATCCATCCGGCCCACCGCCCGGACCTTGGCTACACGACGTTGTGAGAACGGCTCCCACAGACGCCGTTGCACCCACAACGTGATGCACCCGGCGACGGTCATCCCGACGATGTTGATCACCAGCTGCAAAGCGGACCCACGCACCTCACCCCACTCCGCGAAAGCAGCGGCCAGCCCGAGGTTGCCGGCGGCCGGGATCGTGGTCACCGATATGAACACCCCGGCCAGCGCCCCGGTGTGGGCGGAGGTGATGGACAGGACGCCCGCGACGGCGGCGAGCACCGCAACAAGCAACGACCACCGGTCAGGGGAATAGATGAACTCGGTCTCGGGATGGTGGTGGACGTCGTCGGCCGTCACCCAACCCAGCCCCCGTGCCGCCATGGAGACCAGGAAGGTCACCAGGATGGCGACGACGAAGCCCACGATCAGCGTGCGGCAGGCCAGCCAACACAGGTGCGGTCGCCGCAGCACCACCGCCACCCCGATCGCGGTGATCACACCGAACTCTGGGCCGAGCACCATCGCACCGATCGTCAGGATCTGCGAATCGAGCACCACGGCGACGGCCGCGAGCAGGGTGGCCAGGATCATGAAGCCGAGGTAGGTGAAGTTGAGTTCCGAATCGCCATAGGCCCGTCGGCCCACCTGGGCCCACACGACCGCGTCCGACCCGAAACCGGGCGCACGCCGTTCGGCCTGCAGCGCGCGACGGGACAGAAAGGTCTCGACCTCTTCCACCCGCAGGCAACCGTCCGCGGCCACTCCGAGGTCCCGGAGCGCGATGATCAGATCGTTGGCGGCCTCGCGCGCGACATCGATCGTCACCAGATCGCCTGCGGGCTTCACCGAGGCGCCCCGGACGACGGACACCGCACTCACTGCTTCGTCGTCGGAGACCAGGCCGAGTAGGTCGTCGGTCAGATGCGCAGGTGATGACACCTCGATGTGCAGCACGTCGTCATTGTGCCGCCGGTGTCGCCGGAATCAGTCGATGACGTCGGCGAGCCGTCGGATCGCGAACTCATAACCCCGTACACCACAGCCGGCGATCACCCCGACCGCGATCGGCGACACGTACGAGTGATGCCGAAAGGACTCGCGCCGGTGGATGTTGCTGATGTGGACCTCCATGATCGGCACCTCCGGAACCACCAGCGCATCGGCCAGCGCAACCGATGTGTGCGTCCACCCACCCGGGTTGATCACGATGCCGCTGACCTGTCCGCGGGCCTCATGGATCCAGTCGATCATCTCGCCCTCGTGATTCGTCTGGGCGGCACGCAGGCCGAATCCGAGCTCGGATGCGGTCCGTTCGGCGAGTTCGACGACATCGCCGAGCGTCGACGAGCCGTACACCTCCGGTTGCCGCACGCCGAGGGTGTTCAGGTTCGGGCCGTTGAGCAGCAGAATCGGCAAGGGTTCGGGGCTCGTCGCGGTGTCCGGCATGCCCCTCACACTAGTTGAGGGTGCTGAGGGGCAAAGTGCGTCGAGGGGTACCGGTTACCATCTCTCTTTGTGCCCGAGCAGACGGTTCGACGAGCCAAGATCGTCGCGATCATCACCGGCCTGCTCGGTCTCTTCATGGCACTGGCCACCCCACTCATGCCGGTCCAACAGACCACGGCGCAGATCAACTGGCCTCAGGACAACACCCTCGGATCGGTGGCCGCCCCGCTGATCAGTTATGTACCCATCGATTTCGACGCGCACGTCCCGTGCAGCGCCATCGATCAACTCGGCGACGACGAATCGGTACTGCTGTCGACGACGCCCAAAGAGGCCGAGAAATCTGCCGAACGCGGTCTGTTCATACGCAAGACGGGACAGCCGGGTGATCCAGCCGCCCGACAGACCGTCGAGGTGGTCATCCGCAATCTCCCGCTGGTGTCGGCGACGGTGGCGCAGGTCCGACAGCAGGACTGTCGCGAGATCGTCGTGCACGCCGATTCCGAAGCGGTCTCGGCCGAGTTCGTCGGAATGCACAACGACCAGGGCGAACCACTCGACGGCACCACCGCGGGCCGGGAGTCCAACACCTACGACAAGGACCAGCGACCGCAGGTCACCGGGCTGTTCACCGATCTCTCCGGGCCGGCCGCCAGTCAGCCCGGGCTCAGCGCTCACGCCACCATCGACTCCCGCTACTCGACGGCTCCGACCATCCTGAAGTGGCTCGTCCTCATCGTCGGCATCATCTGCACCCTGTTGTCGCTGGCTGCGCTCGCCGTCCTCGACTCCACCGACGGCCGCAAGCACCGGCGCATCCTCCCGGCACGCTGGTGGCGACTCAACGCTCGCGACTACGTGGTCATCGGCGCGCTGATCGTATGGCACTTCATCGGACCCAACACCTCCGACGACGGCTATCTGCTGACCATGGCCCGCGTCGCGCAGAACGCGCAGTACACGGCCAACTACTTCCGCTGGTACGGCGCGCCCGAAGCGCCGTTCGGCTGGTACTACCAGGTCTTCGGGCTCCTCAGTCATGTCAGCGTGGCGAGCCCGTGGATGCGCATCCCCGCGTTGATCTGCGGCATCGGCGTCTGGCTCATCATCAGCCACGAGGTGCTACCGAGACTCGGTCGTGCCGCCATCACCCGGCCCTCCGTCGCGTGGACCGCCGCCTTCGTTTTTCTGGTGTCGTGGTTTCCGTTCGACAACGGGCTGCGCCCGGAACCGATCATCTGTCTCGGTGCCCTGCTCACGTGGTGTTCGGTTGAGCGTGCCATCGCGACCGGACGCCTGCTGCCCGCCGCGGTGGCTTGTCTCATCGGCGCGTTCAGCCTCGCCGCCGGCCCGACCGGGCTCCTCGCCGTAGCTGCGCTCATCGCCGGTGCACGACCGATGATCCTGGCATTGATCAAGCGCGCGAAGGTCATCGGCGGCGGCCGTTGGGCCTACGTCGCCCTCGTGGCGCCGATTCTCGCCGCCGGCACGTTCATCATCTTCGTCGTGTTCTCCAATCTCACACTGAGATCATTCGTCGAGGCGTCGCAGATGAAGACGGCCCTCGGACCATCCGGCCACTGGTACAACGAGATCAATCGCTACTCGTCATTGTTCGCCTTCTCTGCCGATGGCTCCATCGCCCGACGGTTCGCCGTCCTCGCGATGATCCTGGGCCTGGTGGTGTCCGCGGCGATGTTGATCCGCCGGTCCCGCATCCCGGGCACCGCGCTGGGTCCGTCCCGACGTATCGTCGGGATCACCTTCGCGTCGTTGGTGTTCCTGATGTTCACCCCGACAAAGTGGACACACCATTTCGGGGTGTTCGCCGGACTCGGAGCGGCACTCGCCGCCATCGCGGCGATCGCGGCGAGCAATCAGATCATGCATTCCAGGCGCAACCGCACACTGTTCGCGGCGCTGGTCCTGTTCATCGCCGGCCTGGCATTCACCGCACCCAACTCGTATTACTACTCGTCCGCCTGGGGCATGCCCTGGGGTGTCATGCAGGTCTCCATCGCCGGCGTGAACCTGGCAAATCTGCTCCTCTACGCCGCACTCGCACTCCTGTTGGCGGCCTTGTGGTTCCACTTCCGTGAGCCGTTCACCGGTGCCGATCCCGCCGACGAGACCCCCGACCGCTCTGCTCGGCCGTGGTACCGCCGTGCCGCGACGGTACCGGCCTCGGCCCCTTGGCCTTCGTCAGCGCGGCGGTGGTGATCTTCGCCCTGGTGACCGCGATGTTTGCCGGCATCCAGCAGAGTTCGTCGTACTCGGTACCGCGCGCGAACCTGGAGGCCCTCGCGGGCGAGGAATGCGGTATGGCAGACAAGGTCTGGGTGGAGACGGACCCCAGCCGCTACCAGCTCACCCCCGTCGACGGATCGATCACCGACCCGCTGGCAGGCCCGCCGACCGCACCAGCCGACGCGACCCAGCCGGCCACCACCGGCTTCACCGCGAATGGTGTGGACGAGGATCTCGAGACCACCGCGAGTGAGGGTTCGCTGGGCGTCCTGGCGGGCAGCGCAGTCTCGTCACCGGACGTGCTGACTGCCAACCCCGGCGGTACCGGTGGTGGCGTGGAGACGACCGCCGGAGTCAACGGCAGTTACGCACAACTCCCGTTCTTCCTCGATCCGGCGAAAACACCGGTGATGGGCTCCTATTCGAAGACCGATCAGGTCCCCGCTCGCCTGACATCGGCGTGGTACACGTTGCCCGCTGATTTCAAGGAGCGCCCCTTGCTGGCGTTCTCGGTCGCCGGTCTGTTCGACAATCCGGACCTGTTGCTCGAGTACACCACCGACCCGGTCGGACCGGGCACCCGCGACGCGTCGTTGCATGCCACCGGCGACACCGAGATGATCGACCCCGGCCCGCGACCATCGTGGCGAAACGTCCGTGTCACCACTGATTCGCTCCCGGACGACATCACCGCGGTACGAATCGTCGCGACCGACGACAACCTCTCGGAGGACCGCTTCATCGTGGTCACCCCGCCTCGGCTCCCCGAGATGCAGACGCTGCAGCAGGTGGTCGGGCGTGAGGACCCGGTGCACGTCGATTGGACCTCCGGCCTCTCCTTCCCGTGCCAACGACCGTTCACCCACAAGGACGGGGTCGCCGAGATCCCGAAGTGGCGGATCAAGCCGGGGTCCGACCTGGCGGCCGCGGTCTCGGCATGGCAGGACTCCTTCGGCGGAGGGCCCCTGGGCTGGATCGAGGTCTCTCAGCAGGCCACCGCGATGTCCACCTACCTCCAAGACGACATCGGGCGTGACTGGGGCGCCCTCGAGCGGTACACACCGTACGGCGACGTGACCACCCTTGCCGATGTCGACACCGGTACCGCGACCCGTAGCGGGCTGTGGAGTCCCGCGCCGATCCGTCACTGACCGGGCAACCGGCCTTTTTCGACGATCGGTAGATGACGAGCTCCCCCGCCGATCGAATAGGTGGCAACCTCCCCTCGCCGATCGAGTGGGCGACGAGCGCAGCGAGGAATCGTATCGAGATCACCACACCAGGTCTCGATACGGTCTCCGCGGACGCTCCGGGCCACTCGATCAACGGGGCCGGACGCTCGGGGCCACTCGATCACCCGCAGAACATCAAGCAGCGCATGCGAATCGGCAGCAGCTCAGTTCTTGATCGCGCGCATCGGTCCTGGCGTCCACAGACCTCCGTGGACGTCGTCGGTGATCTTCAGTTCGGCCTCGACCTGAGGCTTGAGCGGTACCAGCCGCTGCAGACTGCCCCAGTCCCTCGCCCAGCTGTTACGCAGGTAGGAGGGGAGGACGACCGGACGCAACTCGTTCTCGACGATGCCGAGAGGGCCGCCGTAGTCGCCGGCCATCCATCGACGGGAGTTCACCCGCTCGCCCTCGGCGTCGGGCGTGACCCGCCACATCGGCGTCTCCAGCACCCCGTTGACCGCCGCGGCCGGTCGCTGACACGGAAAGGCCAGCGCCACCTCCCAGTCCAGCAACACCGGATCATCGCTACCCACCAGGGAATTCAGAGTCGTCATCTCCGTGACACGCGGCGGGGTGACCGCCAGCCACTGCTGGGAGTCCGTCGAGGTGTCGTCGGCGACGATCCGGGTGACCGTCGCGCGCGGCGGCACCTGATCGAGAGGCACCCGCAGATTGCGCCACTCGGGGTCGGTGTCGATGCCCAGCGGAACCACCGACGCCACGGTGGAGACGCGCCCGTCCGGCTCCACCCGGCCGAACTCGAGCCGCACCTTCTGGCCCGGGTGCGTGACGGCGAGGTGGTCGACGTACTCGATCTTGCCCGCGACCGACATCGTGACCAGCGGCGCGTCATCGCTTCGGGGCGGGAGTTGATACCAGTCCGACGTCAGATGGCCTCGGCCAGAAGGCGACTGATAGGTACCGAGGACCGGGACCCGGCGCTGATCCAGACCGAACGGCAATCGCACCGACGACCCGTTGACACCCTCGGTGGCGGTGGTGCCGCCACCCGTGTCGGCGGCACCTGCCGAGCCGCTCGGCTCTTCCTGCGCCGACGACGGATCCGTTTGGGAACGGTCCAGACCCGGGGAACTCTTGTCGGAGTCTGCCGACGAGTCCTCACCGGAGTCGGCCTCGCTCTCCAACTGCGTCGACACACCGTTGGGGTCAAAGCCGGTCATGCCTTGGCCGGCCAGCGTCGCGCCCGGCGACGGATTGTTCTGCCCGGCAACCTCGGCCGGTGCCAACAGGCCCTTGTTGGGATCTCCCTCGACCATGACCGCATCTGCCAGCGCGCACGGGTTGCCGCGCAGCGCATCGATGTTGGAGCTGGTCCACGACCACGAATCCTGTTGCGTCTGCGCCGCCTTGGCGAACGATACGAAGTTGAACAGCAGGACCACGGTGGAGATGATCGCCAGCGAATAGGTCGGCATCCGCTGGACGATGCTGCGGCCAGAATCTGTCTGCACCGCAACAGGTTCGCCGCGCTGCGCACGCTGATCGTCACGGTAGTACTGCCAGACGCCGTACAGGGTGAGGAGTACCGCGACCGCCAGGATCGGGACGAAGAGTTCGATACCCGCCACGTTGGGTGTGTCGTCGGCCCAGGGGATGCCGTAACTGCCCACGTACCACCATTGATTGCGGCCGGCGAAGGCGACCGCGAGGGCGTATGCAGCGGCGGCTGCGATGAAGGTCCTGTTGCATCGACGACGCATCACGGACGGCTGGAGGAACACCGTCGCCGCAGCAGCGAGAACACCGGTGAGACAGGCGAATGCACCCATCTGGTGCGTGGCCTTGGTCGGGACGAACGCCAGTACCGCCACCGCACCGGAGGTGACTGCGACGAGACGCCAGAGCGGCGCGCTCGGCACACCCGGCACCCGACGCTTGCTCAGCAGCGTGAGAACGATGACGGCGACCGACAGGAATGTCACGAAGATGCCGACACGCCGGGCGATGGAACCGTCGGGGGTCGGGTTCAACAGGATGTAGTACCGCATCGCCTCGGTCCACCATTCGTTGGTGGGACCGACGATGCCCTGCACCTTGATGCCCTCCCGGATCGCCGCGAGGGGCTGGTCGGCGAAGATCTCGAAGAGCACCGCCAATCCTGCCGCCAGAATCGGCATCACCAGGGGTAGCAGGCCGTCACGCCGGGCACGCCGACGCAGTCGCCGCAGCAGCGGTCGCAACGCCGCCAGCAACGGCAGGATCGCGATGGCGCCTGCCGGGTGGATCGTCAGCGTGAAGGCCGCCGACAGGACGGCCAGGGTCAGGGGGAACAATCGGCCGGTGGCGATCGATCGCTCGACCAGCACCCAGGTGAGCAGGATGCCGACGCTGAGCGCCGGCTCCACGCGCAGACCGTTGTTGAACGCCAACCACACCACCAGGAACCCGAGTGCCGCCGTCCATCGGGCGGCGTTCGACGACCGGACCGCGCGACCCAGACGGGGCAGCGCGGCGCGGCTGATCAGGAACCAGCCCGCCAACGCGAACAGCAACGGCAGCACTCGAAGCCACGGGGTGGCGGTACTCACCTGCATCCACAGCGCGAGATAGCGGTAGTGCCAGCCGAACGGGTCCTGCGGCGCACCGAAGTACCGGTAATAGTTGTCGAGATAGCCCGCACCGGGCGCCACGCGTCCCACGGTCACCTGATAGCCGTCGTCGGCGGTGTTGCCTCCCACGAACAGCCACACCAGCAACACACCCGTGACCACCACATCAAGCGGCTTGATGCGCCACCACCGTTGCGCGCCGGCGCGGACCATGCGCCGTAACCGCCGCCCGTCGCGTGCGTCGAGCACAGCCAGCGCGATCATCGAGATGATCGTCGAGATCACACCGAGGATCAGCAACGCACCCTTGAAGGTGGTGGGACTGGAGATGAATCGCGTGTCGATCGCCGATCGATACGAGAGGCCCTCCGTGGACACATCTTTCGGAAGGTCGGTGTAGACGCCGATGATCTGCGGTCGCGCATTGGGGTCGTCGAGGCGGAAGCTCTGCGTTCCCGCACCGGGATCGACGCCTTCCACCGCACCGCGACTACCGGTGGTGTCCGCGTGGATGACCACGCGACATTGCGCATTCTGCTGCGCGGCGGCGCGAGGAACGTTCAGCAGCACCGCGTTTCGCTGCGTCACCAGCAGACGGTCGTGGGTGGCACGGACGAACAGGCCGACGGTACCCGCCTGGGCACCGTTCTCGGGAACGGTCGACAGCAGCACACCGCCCGCCGGGGGCAGATCGGCGGCGAGTCGGCACGGCACCGAGATGTCCATCGACACCGGCGCATACGACACATTGGGCGCCGCCACGTTCTGCACGACGCCGGCCCCATTCGGCCCGCTCGCTGCGCTCCCGGCGCCGGCCTCATTCGGCCCGCTCGCTGCGCTCCCGGCGCCGGCCTCATTCGGCCCGCTCGCTGCGCTCCCGGCGCCGGCCTGACCCTGGGGCCATTGCAGCTCACTCTTGGTGTAGGACACCGGCAGGAACGGAGCCGCGATCGCGAGCAGCACGCCGAGCGCACCGGCGACCACCGCGACGATCTTCGCGACCTTGATGGTCCTGCTGTCCGGGGCGAAGCGCATGGATCGTGTCGTCTTCTGCTCTGCTGTCTTCGGTTCTGGCGTCTCGGGCTCAGTCATCTTGCGGCACCACCCTGATCGATCCCGGTCGCGTCCATCCCCACGTCGTCGTGGTACCGGTGGTCACCTGTGCGGGTGTCGCATCCGCGACCAACGGCGACAAGCGCTGCAGCCCACCCCAATCGCGGAACCAGTCGTTCTCCAGGTAAGTGGCCATCGTCGTCGCACTGGTCAACGCCTCCGGCGTGGTGAGAATGCCACCGTTGACCGAAGCCTGCCACGTCTTGGACTTGGAGTTGGTGGTCGTCTGGTCCGGCACGATACGCCAGCGGGGCACCTCGCTCACGCCGTCGCGCGTGCTCATCGGATGCTGACACGGGAACTGACTGCCGACCGACAGATCGAGCAGCACCGGCGTCCGCGAACCGACGACGTCCTGCAATGTGTGCAGTTGCGGCGCCCGCGGCGGCGTGAACGCCAGCCATTGGTCCGGACTCACGTTGTCGTCGACGGCGACGATCCGCATGGCCGTGGCGCCACCGGGCACCGCTGTCATCGGGATACGCAGGTTCCGCCACGGCCGATTCGGCCTGCCCGGTCCCGGATCTATCGGCGTGTAGGCCTTGCCCACCTGCTTGAAACCACCGGCCGCATCGGTTCGACCGAACTGCACCTGCAACGACCGCCCAGGGGTTGCGACGCCGTCCTGGTCGACCGAGAAGACCGGTCCGGCCGCCGTGATCACCAACAGCGGCGACGCATCGCGGGACGGCAGCCGGTACCAGCCGGAGGTCAGTTCCGCGGTGCCGTTGTCGTGTCCGTAGCTGCCCAACACCGGCGTGGTCTTCGGGTCGAGGCCGAACGGCAGCGCCGCCGACGATCCGTTGATCGTCTTCGGCCCGGTGCCGCCGGTGGTACCGGGAGGCCCGCCGGTGACGACGAACGGGCGCGACAGGTCGCCAGAGGTGTTGATGGTGCCCGCTCCCAGCGATGTCGGGTCGGGCGTCAGGTCACCCGCCACACCGTCCGGGGTGAAGCCGGTGGATTCGCCGGCGAGCGCACGCGAGATGTCGCGGGTTCCGATCGGCGCGAGTGCACCGAGGTTCGGGTTCTGTTCCAGGAGAACCTGATCGGCCATTCCACACGGATCGCCCGCGAGCGCACGGGTGTTGGCGTGAAAAGTGGTGTAGGTGTCCGAACGGTCCATCGCGGCTTTGGCGAACAACCCCATCTCACCGACCACCACGAGCGTGGCGATCACCAGCATGGGGGCCGACGCGACGGCGATCTGTGTGCGCGACAGGCGAGTCCGGTCACCGCGGACCTTTCCGCGCTCTGCGTCGACATCGATCCGCAGGTGATACCAGGTCGCGACTGCGAGCGCCAAGACGGTGAGCACCAGGAAGACCGACGACAACGGCGTCCCCGCCACCACCGGCGCCTTGTCGAACCACGAGATGCCGAAGTCGTACCCCCAGCCCCACGCGTTCTCACCCGCGACAGCGACCGCGCAGGCGAACAGCAGCACGGCGATGTACATCCACAGATTTCGTGGCGAACGCCGCGCCGATTGCGCGACGGCGACCGTCGCGACCGCAGCCATGGCCGCGCCGACGCCCGCGTAGATCCCGAACTGGACGGTCCACTTGGTGGGCGTGAACGACAACAACAACACCGTCAGCAGGATCGAGCCGACGAGTCGCCACACCGGTCCGGGGTCGACACCGCGGATGTGCTTGCGACGCAACATCACCGCCAACGTCACAAACAGTGCGGCGACCAGGAGCAACAGCGGTACGCGACGCACCAGCGAACCATCCTGGGTGGTCAGCGAGAGATAGTAGAAACGCAGGAGTTCCTGATACCAGGCCAGTGTCGGCCCCACGGTGTATCGAAGTCGCACCGCCTCGGCCACGTTGGCGAGCGTCTGGTCACGGAAGACCACGATGACCACCACCGCGAATGCCCCGGCCACCGGCGCGAGCAACGGGAGCATCCCGTTCTCGCGACGGCGGGTCCGGATGGTGCGCAACATCGGTCGCGATCCGGCGATGAGCATGGCGAGCGCGATCACGCCGTGCGGGGCCACCGCCAGGGTGAGGCCCGCGCTCAATGCCGCTCCCGCCGCCGGCAGCATCCGACGGGTGGCGACGGCCTGCTCGACCCCCCACCACGTGAGCAGCGATCCCAGCACGATGATTCCCTCGCTGCGCAACCCGCTGCACAGCGGCATCCAGAACGCCACGAACACCGCGGCGGCGGTGAACATCGCCCACTGCGAGCGACGGACCGCACCACCCAGCCGTGGCAACAGGATCCGGCTCAGCACGAACCAGCTGATCAGTCCGGCCACCAGTGCGGGCAGTCTCATCCAGACGCCCGCCGTCGACACGGTCGACCAATGCGACAGAAAAGTGTAGTACCAGTCGAACGGCGCCTCGGGAATTCCGAAGAAACGGTAGTAGTTCGCGAGGTAGCCGGCATCGTGCGCGGTGCGGCCCATGTTGAGGATGTAGCCGTCGTCGGACGATCCGGCCCCGAGGAAGTGCCAGACGACGAGTGCCGCGGTCACCGCGATGTCGGCCGCACGCGGCGCGAACAGCCGCCGAAGGTCGAGGCGACCGATCCGGCGGTGATAACCGTTTCGTACATCGAGTACGGCGATCGCGACGAAGGAGATCGCCGCGGCGATCAGCCCGATGATCATCACGATGAGTTTGAGCACCGACGGTCCGGTGTCGAAGCGGTTGTCGATGTCGACGTGGACTGCCAGCCGATCGGCGGGGGCCCCTTCGCCGGCCGCCTGACGCACCGCGGCCGGGCGGAGCCCGGTGAAGACTCCCGACACCTGCGGTCGATCACCGGGATCGCCGGCGACGGCCGGACCGAGCCCGACGAAGTGCGCCTCGGTCGCCGACGCCGACGCACGAACCGTCAGTCGGTCGCATCGGTTCAGGTCGGCGCGATCGGCACGGACCAGTTCCTTGCCGCGCATCGTCACCGAGACCGCCTGGCGGTCCGCGGTCACGAACAGTGCCTTGTTCGACGAGTTGCGCCCGGCAGACGGCATGGTGGAGACCACAACGGTCGTCTCGTCGGCCGGCGTCTGCGCCAAAGCGCGACACCCGACGGTGACATCGAGTCCTGACGCCGTCTGAGCGACCAGGGGCGCCGTCACCGACGCGCTCGAGCCGATGGTCTCCTGGGGCCAGTCGATGGACGCGGTGTGCTGGCTGACCGGCAGCAATGGCGTCAGCACGGCAGCGACGATCGCGACAAGTCCGGACACGATGGCGATCGCGGCCCAGACACGTGTGGGCGCTCGTCGGGAAGAGGCAGTCATCAGACGGTGACCCTAGTTGACGGGAAGAACCCTGTTGTAGCGCAGTCCGGGTCTGACTAGGTCCTCTCAGGGAAGTCCCATAA is a genomic window of Gordonia sp. SID5947 containing:
- a CDS encoding metalloregulator ArsR/SmtB family transcription factor, giving the protein MADAPVELFAALADDSRWQILVRLSRSPASASALASELPISRQAIAKHLRVLEDVGLVDGAKAGREVRYEPVGARLSQVARQLDLIASGWERRLDRIRSLAEGGNR
- a CDS encoding SRPBCC domain-containing protein produces the protein MDARFDRIEREISIDAPADRVWALVSEPGWYINDQQILDHQITKDGEISYVTDPTHGRFAFRTVTLDEPDYAAFRWHIDVDDLSSSSTLVEFWVTPTDTGVVLKVAESGFASLSEPEADRRSRFDDHTEGWRIELDLARAHLTGAAARA
- a CDS encoding antibiotic biosynthesis monooxygenase, giving the protein MTSTLLHRIDKFSVPTEAMTEFLDRVRHTHRILGAQPGILRNDVVTLVDGESDYNVVTAVTWESRDALQNAGRAVAADVAASGFDRAEFLRRLGVTADFGTYAS
- a CDS encoding DUF389 domain-containing protein; the protein is MLHIEVSSPAHLTDDLLGLVSDDEAVSAVSVVRGASVKPAGDLVTIDVAREAANDLIIALRDLGVAADGCLRVEEVETFLSRRALQAERRAPGFGSDAVVWAQVGRRAYGDSELNFTYLGFMILATLLAAVAVVLDSQILTIGAMVLGPEFGVITAIGVAVVLRRPHLCWLACRTLIVGFVVAILVTFLVSMAARGLGWVTADDVHHHPETEFIYSPDRWSLLVAVLAAVAGVLSITSAHTGALAGVFISVTTIPAAGNLGLAAAFAEWGEVRGSALQLVINIVGMTVAGCITLWVQRRLWEPFSQRRVAKVRAVGRMDPGA
- the aroQ gene encoding type II 3-dehydroquinate dehydratase, with amino-acid sequence MPDTATSPEPLPILLLNGPNLNTLGVRQPEVYGSSTLGDVVELAERTASELGFGLRAAQTNHEGEMIDWIHEARGQVSGIVINPGGWTHTSVALADALVVPEVPIMEVHISNIHRRESFRHHSYVSPIAVGVIAGCGVRGYEFAIRRLADVID
- a CDS encoding arabinosyltransferase domain-containing protein — translated: MRFAPDSRTIKVAKIVAVVAGALGVLLAIAAPFLPVSYTKSELQWPQGQAGAGSAASGPNEAGAGSAASGPNEAGAGSAASGPNGAGVVQNVAAPNVSYAPVSMDISVPCRLAADLPPAGGVLLSTVPENGAQAGTVGLFVRATHDRLLVTQRNAVLLNVPRAAAQQNAQCRVVIHADTTGSRGAVEGVDPGAGTQSFRLDDPNARPQIIGVYTDLPKDVSTEGLSYRSAIDTRFISSPTTFKGALLILGVISTIISMIALAVLDARDGRRLRRMVRAGAQRWWRIKPLDVVVTGVLLVWLFVGGNTADDGYQVTVGRVAPGAGYLDNYYRYFGAPQDPFGWHYRYLALWMQVSTATPWLRVLPLLFALAGWFLISRAALPRLGRAVRSSNAARWTAALGFLVVWLAFNNGLRVEPALSVGILLTWVLVERSIATGRLFPLTLAVLSAAFTLTIHPAGAIAILPLLAALRPLLRRLRRRARRDGLLPLVMPILAAGLAVLFEIFADQPLAAIREGIKVQGIVGPTNEWWTEAMRYYILLNPTPDGSIARRVGIFVTFLSVAVIVLTLLSKRRVPGVPSAPLWRLVAVTSGAVAVLAFVPTKATHQMGAFACLTGVLAAAATVFLQPSVMRRRCNRTFIAAAAAYALAVAFAGRNQWWYVGSYGIPWADDTPNVAGIELFVPILAVAVLLTLYGVWQYYRDDQRAQRGEPVAVQTDSGRSIVQRMPTYSLAIISTVVLLFNFVSFAKAAQTQQDSWSWTSSNIDALRGNPCALADAVMVEGDPNKGLLAPAEVAGQNNPSPGATLAGQGMTGFDPNGVSTQLESEADSGEDSSADSDKSSPGLDRSQTDPSSAQEEPSGSAGAADTGGGTTATEGVNGSSVRLPFGLDQRRVPVLGTYQSPSGRGHLTSDWYQLPPRSDDAPLVTMSVAGKIEYVDHLAVTHPGQKVRLEFGRVEPDGRVSTVASVVPLGIDTDPEWRNLRVPLDQVPPRATVTRIVADDTSTDSQQWLAVTPPRVTEMTTLNSLVGSDDPVLLDWEVALAFPCQRPAAAVNGVLETPMWRVTPDAEGERVNSRRWMAGDYGGPLGIVENELRPVVLPSYLRNSWARDWGSLQRLVPLKPQVEAELKITDDVHGGLWTPGPMRAIKN